The following coding sequences are from one Rissa tridactyla isolate bRisTri1 chromosome 14, bRisTri1.patW.cur.20221130, whole genome shotgun sequence window:
- the LOC128917709 gene encoding adenylate cyclase type 10-like: protein MALMKLNEAEVLRKMKATAIACFEEATFFSLKGEVCWCMQRLQLAEKMMRQALSLLRRNFPETFLGAFVKAQVEKLPCVAYVRRAACLLQKGR from the exons atg gccctcatgaagctgaacgaagcggaggtcctgaggaagatgaaagccactgcgatagcctgctttgaagaggccaccttcttcagcctcaaaggggag gtttgctggtgtatgcaacgccttcagctggcagagaaaatgatgaggcaggctttgagcttgctcagaaggaacttccccgagaccttccttggcgcctttgtcaaggctcaggtggaaaagttgccttgtgtcgcttacgtgagaagagcagcctgccttctgcagaagggccggtaa